Proteins from a genomic interval of Chroococcidiopsis thermalis PCC 7203:
- the aac(6') gene encoding aminoglycoside 6'-N-acetyltransferase, whose translation MQKVKIVEVNQENFNEWLDLALKLWSDESVEEMQRSLTNILYSPREAGFLVKDDNAKAIGFINLSLRYDYVPGATQSPVAYVEGIYVEDEYRKQGIGTKLIQFAQQWAIERGCMELASDALLDNTASYDFHTKVGFQEVERVVTFIKQVTSSR comes from the coding sequence ATGCAAAAAGTGAAAATTGTTGAAGTTAATCAAGAGAACTTTAATGAGTGGCTAGACCTGGCGTTAAAACTTTGGTCAGATGAATCAGTTGAAGAAATGCAAAGAAGTCTGACCAATATTCTTTACTCTCCTCGCGAAGCAGGATTTTTAGTCAAAGATGATAACGCTAAAGCAATTGGATTTATAAATCTTTCGCTGCGCTACGACTATGTTCCTGGTGCTACTCAAAGTCCTGTGGCTTATGTAGAAGGAATTTATGTAGAAGATGAATATCGCAAACAAGGTATAGGGACAAAATTAATTCAATTTGCTCAACAGTGGGCAATTGAACGTGGATGTATGGAGCTTGCTTCAGATGCTTTATTGGACAACACGGCAAGTTATGATTTTCATACAAAGGTGGGGTTTCAAGAAGTAGAAAGAGTTGTCACTTTCATTAAGCAAGTAACATCTTCTAGATGA